The following DNA comes from Centropristis striata isolate RG_2023a ecotype Rhode Island chromosome 3, C.striata_1.0, whole genome shotgun sequence.
TGGAATTGTGCATTAAAGAACAACTGTTGTTTGCATTACTACACGTGGAGGTTTTTCATGTGGTTTCTTCTCATTTAGCAGCATGAAAACATTGAATTTGATGAAGAAAATATTGCAAGCCCGGGCATCAGAACAGACACCATCAGCCTCCTCATGAAGATAGAGCAACTGCAGGCACAACTCAAGTATGAGCGAAGATGTAGAATTTTGGCAGAGAGGGAACTGAGGGAGCTGAAAGgtgagtgaaaaaaaagattaatctaTTATGAATATGCTTAAAAAATAATACCTGTTTGTGTCTAACCTTGCTGTAATCATAGCCATGGCATGACATATTACACGTTGAGCTTTTTTCGgttaatttttatatattttagacCAAAACAACTCAGACAAAGAAAAGTGAATTGCAGgtaatgctttatttttcatCTGTAATTTCTGAATAAGTTGTAAAACGCCCTCTGgggaaaacatttaatttgctagtcagaaaagggaaaaataattagtttttaatatatttttgaacCTTCCAGTTTAAAACTTATACAGTCTGTGCACAGCAGAtcgtgcaaaaaaaaatgtcttcaggcAAAAACACCTTTGAACACATTTTGAGAATTAAATCTTCAGCAATTAccggatttaaaaaaatgcaacatataAGTATTTGTCTGTGTTTCCATTGAGCATTTTTTCTAAGAATACTTACAACTGAACTTATTAGAAAATTACAGGAAAGGCATTCAGACACATTGTAGGGAGAACAAAATTATATAATGAGCAATTAAATGATTTTCTAAATACTTTTATGAGTTTGgctgtcaaatgtttttttttaagtgggagCGGTTCTACTAAAATCTGTGCTGTTATAGTATGCATTCTGTGGTTTGATGAAGTAGGAGAACAAGTGAAGAAAGGATTGTATAATGCACATTTATTCCACCAGACGTCAGACTCATCTCTGACATGCttacagaaaatgaatgaatgttacaGAGGCTGAGCACAATATACACTTGTCATGGCACAGTGCCAGTTATTCTGCTGAACATTGTACATACATAGTCAACATGTCACACAGATGTAACATATATATGGTCAGTGTAGTCATCTTATCTGTTCAGCCTGACATAGCTGAATGAAGTGGTCTGTGCAGACACACAGTCTGTTCCTGAAATACCACATACCTGAGTATCAAGTTTGCTGAgcttacactgcaaattatttggttcttaccaagataaaaaaaaacttagattcAGGAGTCTgagataatgtatcttgttttaagagttaatttcttattttaagtgttcaacatgcttctTTCTAGATTCAAGAATCTAGATTCAAGAATCTtgattcaagaaatcttgtcaagtgacattttctgtccacgcagcaagatcatttccctcagatttagtgttttgatcttgtttttaaagattttttttttggcattttactgctttattagatagagacagatagaaagggggagacagaggggaagacatgcagcaaagggacctcaggccggattcttgatcttgtttttagacacacctttttttttgcagtgtatggatACATGCTGTGCAGAGTTACTAGAACTAGAACTTACCTAGAAATGCATCCTAACATGCTGTAAACAAACCATCTCATCATGTCAATTACTCTTTGAATAAACTTGCTCTGTTTCAGGATTTCTAAAGTGGTTTTGACACTTTTTACAGAGATGAACACTCTCATGATGCAGATGAGGCACACGGCACATGAACTGCGGGTCACTCTGGATCATGTTCTCCAAGGAGGAGAGGCGTCCGCCACACCGCAGAACTCTCAAGACGAGTCCATCTCGTTCCTGGCTGAGCCTGAGGCCGAGATGAGCGAGGTTCATAACATCCCAGAGGTCAGCACTCGTTCTTCATGCCTCCTAATAAACCGATTTCAAGACAATTCAgggaagatagatagatagatagatagatagatagatactttatttatcccaagctgggaaattacagtgtagccgcagcattacacacagagacaatgacaacacaattaaataaaaagaacaacctaggaatacttcaagcaataaaatattaaaatacaataaaatgtaatgtaaaaataaagtgtctaaagaaggagtatgtattaaggagtagaattccagtgcagaataaatatgaagatgcattataaaaatgttggtgcaatgaacagtgtgcataaaaaacacataaagtgcataacgacggtatgaaatgaaccagactatttgttattgtacagtgtgatggcatgcggcaggaaagatttttttatatctgtccctttgacagcagagctggagcagcctgtgagagaaggtgctcaGTTTACTAAATGTTTGTCATCGTAGGAGAACTAACTATCTGTCAGTGCTTCTGATTTTGATCTTTTTTAAGATCAGGTAATGGATATAAGACATTGAAATATGCTattgttagagccattttgtataTTGTGGAAAAGCtggtaaataattcagatttgtagttcatagttctttattgaggttgtaagaatgcctattggttcgtaggaattgcactcttcttattggctgagatgtgtgtaatGTCATAATTGCTtcctttgttttaattaggattatggagacgaggagagcacactagtttttgaccgtgctcataattattaatatttttgggattgctgcagtttattgtttgtcatGCTGaaacgaaaggttttcaataaaccctAAGAAAGAAACTTTTTCGGCTTAAAACacgcgtcaactacatcctcacgctccataattaaagtgtgcgtttcaagaaaaactagacggagccacactaacagCTATTAAAACATCTTAATGTGTTTTGTAAATaacattctttgtttttttccttcaggATGATCACAGCTTCCTATATCTTGCTGAGAATCTTCGAGTACCTAGAAACCTTTATGAGCGCATCGCGGAGATCGCAGACTACAAGAAGTACACGTCGGCGCTGCTGATGATACTTTTTGACAGAGAAACGTTGGCCACACACTCCCTGCAGGGCCGGAGGAACACCTTTACTGGAGAAGACTGCCACAAGCCTCAACTCCCACCTGACATCTTGAGAAGTATAATTGGTAAGCTATAGAACATTTAATGTCACTGAATTCAAGCACACAAATGAAATtgaggtaacactttacaataaccatctaagtgatgtttatagatggtttataaaccaattattattaaccatttacaaaattctatacatatttaatctttaaatgttttcaagcaatttcttaaaggtataagaatcattttgaaataatttacatacttaatatggtgttaaaaatgttataatgagtgtaaagctattaataaactaataattatgtttgtttatagtaaagtaatctatttggcatttataaattatagttcaacatcattacattttctattcaccattctaaatggcctttatacggtttataaatgatgattaaacattaataaactatctgtttaccatttataaatggtctatttaccatctataaatgatggttattgtaaagtgttaccgaaattGATAATGCAAAtggagatttaaaaacaataatttcatgCTTCTTCCTCCAGATCACGTGGCGGTGAAATTCGGCGTTGATAGCAGCCAAATAAAAACTGCAATCCGCACAAAGTTGAATAATGAGGACAAACTATTAAAGAAGAGACTGGGCATGGTTAAAGCTGAAAACAAAGCTATTATTGATGCAAGCTTTTGCCAAGATGCTTCACTCCTGCCTGAAAACGGAGGGATGAGAAGTGATTCTCAGTTATAACCTTTTAAATCTGCCTTCATTTGTTGCTCATCGTGTCTGATAGAAATGTGTGACAGGTTGCCTTTTTGTAATCCACCTGTAGTTTATTCATCATTCAAATCTAGTGCTTGAAgttagtacattttttttaacactttttagaactcttgcttttttttttacggctgtcgttttttttttgtcaagtgtTAGAAAAGTGTAGCGTTTAATTTGCCGACCCATCAGAGGCATAGAACAGCACTATAAGAATTCACATATGTAATCGTCAGttgtacaaacaaacaaacaagtgttCTTATTTAGTTTGAGGTAGTGGGTGGCTCCCAATAACAAGTCTGTGAAGTCGATCTTTGTCCAACATTTATACTGAACTTTTCAATCAGCCggcctttgtgtgttttgaaagtaggacatttgaaaatgtaatagcagcatcatcctgttgtTCATCACAAACTGTGCATTACACCGAGTGATACTGTGTTTCTAGAGTAGATTTTATGGCAGTTGCAAAATAAGCTGTAAGTGATAATTAATCTTCCTGCTTCCACAACATCTATTACATCACTTCTCTGTTTGTTGTGCTTCCAAGGGCCAATAAACGTTTAGAACTGAAATCCTTCTGTTAACTTAGACCCTTTCTTACAGTGAAGcactgtacaggtgcatctcaataaattagaatatcatataaaagtttatttgtgtcagtaattaaattcaaaagtggaaataacacattatatagatctttacacagagaatgaaacatttcatgtcttcatttatttaatttattctaattataatgattatggcttacatttaattaagacctaaaattcggtgtctaaaaaaaaattgaatattacaaaagacaagttttaaaaagtatgtttaatatggaattgTTGGCCTCTGacaagtatgtccatctatatgcacattatacttggttggggctatttgacttgacaactggaaatggacttttccatcatattcaattcaattcaattcaactttatttatagagcgcatttcatgcacaaggcagactcaatgtgcttcacaatggatatacataagtacagtttaaaaaacaaaacaagacaacagaaaacaaacaaaaacaaacaaaattagaaaaaatcaattacaaattaattgatgaGTGCAGGTtgacaagctatgccatattcaccacatacacatttacttactcacacatgtgcacccactcccacaaccacacacgcacacacacagttcaaccgaatgctgttaaaaaaagataggtttttaatatttttttttataaatggctactgatgtggcatgtttgactgtgtcaggcagggtgttccactttctTGGGGCATAgacactaaaagctgcttctccttctttggatctggtgtgagggatgagtaagttgCCTATTCTAATGTATTAAGATGCACTTGTATACTCTCATGGGAGTTGGTTTTACCATCAACCAACAGATGTCAGCGCTGAGTCCTGTTTCATGCTCTTCTGCCAGCAATGATCAGCTCCCAAAAGAGTACAACTGTTTTAAAATCAAGGCTTCTATTAGTcggaaaaaaacccacacaaataaGATTATCTCTCTTTAAAGAAGATGTCTAAATTGGAGAACTGACTGAAAACGATCCAACCaatattcaattcaactttatttatagagcgcatttcatgcacaaggcagactcaatgtacttcacaatgtatacacataattaccaacatggtctcacagaaatccgtgaaatagccacggatttcgcttaactcaaaatccgtggaatagccacggaatcgctcaaatttccgtgaaactgacacggatttcgctacaatgcaagttaatgacagtcatatcccgtggttattccaacatacaaagtgattatgtacattcactgagtgaatatttagaaaataaaacatatatttctcgctagaaatgtgatcaaaatccatttttatgcagaaacaaagtcaaaatattaattttttcactaaaaattagagaactgtccgccatgttttttgttctgaccaccggaaccttgaaagtcacgtgacttggaacaaaccaataggaaaaaatattaacttgcattgtagcgaaatccgtgtcagtttcacggaaatttgagcgattccgtggctattccacggattttgagttaagcgaaatccgtggctatttcacggattcctgtgagaccaggttcataattacagttaaaaaaaaactaaaaaaaaacagaaaaacaaacaaaaatcaattacaaattaattgaagagtgcaggtacaaactattccatattcaccacatatacacttacttactcacacatgtgcacccactcccacaaccacacatgcacacaattcaaccaaatgctgtagagaaaagataatctgtttttaaaaatggctactgatgtggcatgtttaatacttcagtgtgtgtgtttattctcTGAGGCTCTGGAGAATAGAGGAACATCTGTAAAAAAGAGAGGCATAGTGGACAGTGTGTGACAGTCAGTGCCACATACTGACTGATGAAAGAGTGAGTGTGTGGGACATGGTTAATGTCAGCGGGTGGCGGTTTGATAGAGTCATCTTGTCTTGAAAGATGTGATTGGAACAATCAGCCATCACAGGCTCCGCCCCCTCCCTTCGCTCAGCCAGCTGTGCTGTCGCAGTGGACGCAGCTCATCACCTCTCTGTCAGTGTCAGCTCTCCCTGGGGTGCTTCACCAAGGCTTGTATGTCTGTTTCTTCAGGaaatatgccttttttttttcttttttttatttttttttacactttttgcaTCCCTCCTGTGAGGTGgaccagcaccagcagcagagtTTTAAGCTTCTAAAGGATTCAGAGAAAAGCCCTCACCATGAATTGGGAGTACTCAATTTCACAGAAACTTCTTGGAGGAGCTACATGCAATTTTCAAAATGTAAGAGTTGTTTGGTAAGTTGTGTAAATAAGAACTTATGTCATAAGATTAAGCTTTGATAATTCAGTGGGGCttataaattaatgtaaaagctgacaaaagcatttaaaagttATGGGAAAATCGATTGATTGTCATTCCAAATTCCTTGGAGGTTTAGTTCTgtctcattttttaatttattattccaTAATTTCTCTCTTATATGTCtgaaactaattaaaaacaaacaacagaccaTGCAGGAAAATGTggctataatataaaatatttctggTAGTTTTGAACTTTTGGCAAtacttttacttatttattttttatttaaaaaggaacTTGTGCAGTTTAAACCATAAATGTCACCATTTGAAATACTGTACCAGATTAAAGCTCCGAGCTAATCCACAGCTGCAGTTCATTGCGAGGTCAAAATGTGCAGTTGTAAAAATACAGCAATGAAAATAGCACACTAAAAACTACTACAAAGCTTCTCACAGTAGCACATCACAAATGTCTgcttgtcaaataaataaaagaagggACCATAAAATAGAGTTAGGAATATAAACCAGTCAAAAAAGTGACTCATCCACCTGTTACTCATGTTATACATGGACAAGATAAAGCCTATTGCTACATGTAATTTTACTTTGAGATGCAATATGATGGTATCTACTATTACAGTCTTGCTATATACAGTAACAGTAATATACAACAACTCATCTAACATgattattgtgtcttttattcCTCAATGTGGCTAATTATGTCACCATTTTCAACatctttaatttaaattacatCTACTGAAAtgacaaattaattttttttattacaatagcCACATCTATCCACTGAATCTATTatatcaaatattaaaattaaatacttttaaattttgaaataaaatgggTAAACACTTGGAATATATCAGCTTGAATGCATTAAAATTGGTGATTAACATGGTTAAGAAGGTCATAACAAAGAGTGGGATTATTGGGTTTCTTTGCACAGTGCAAAGTACTCTGTAACACGGATTTATGAGGAATTAAAAGACCTGCATAATTCCCCCATGCTCAttataatgtggaaaaaaagtagTGACAGAAAGGAACAACTGGAAAGCCAAAATCCACagcatgttttgttgttgaattAAAGGTTTTAGAGGATTGAATAAACTGGGAATGACTAGAGGTTGCCAATGATCGTCCTCTTCAGGAGCAGAATGtggatttaacccataagaacccacggtgacacccatgtaacaaacactttaaatattctagaacaggggtctcaaactcaaattacctgggggccgctggaggcagtatcaaaatgaccaaaacatctaaattacttaaaaaagacacaaaaaagacagacaaaattacttaaaaagacacaaaattactaaaaaaaaggacacaaaatgacagaaaaaaactaaattacttaaaaaagacacaaaaaagacacaaaattactaaaaaagacacataaaatgaccaaaaaagacacaaaatgactgaaaaaacactaaattactgaaaaaagacacaaaatgaccaaaaaaaagacacaaaatgacagaaaaaaactaaattactgaaaaaagacacaaaaaaaccccacaaaattactaaaaaaaagacacagaatgaccaaaaaaaacccacatcataaatatgttctgcgtggttcactttgtctgtgatatatccaccataactttcctttatggataactgggtctgggttcttatgggttaaaggacGTAGCGTATGCTGCAGCTGGAACATGATGAAAAACGAGGACACCCTTACATAATGTGCATGAGAATGTACATGCACTAGTCCTTCCTGGGGATAAATCTCACTGCAGAACGTGGCATGCCAATAGCTGTCCACCAGAGAAGATTACAGCAGGGGGAGAGCATCAGTGGATCACTGGCAGTGAGTGAGCACATGTATTTAGGACACAGCATCCTCCACAGTCATATGTTTCAAACCTGATTATGGTTATCAGCACAGGATGGTAGATACATTAATGTTCCTCCCATGTATGTccgctttttttctctctatagaagagagagaagaggagctgGAGCCTGGAGAAGATGCTTGTGCACTTTCCAGATctttttcagtttaaatatcCAGTAAAGATATATTCAGTCTCTGCTTTCtggttgtttttcataaaaaacaacacaatgatCAGAGGTCAAACCTGTCCCGGTGAGAGGTTTCCTCTTTGATGGTGCGGTGCAGGGTGACACTGAACACATACTAATCAATGCAGCCAGTTCCCTGCAGCTGGGCTAAAACAAGCACACTCATTATCTTTCATTTCAAAAGGATGGGGACGGATGGAAGGGGAGACAGGGTGTCCTCCATGAATTATTCCTATTGATCATGTCCCTCCCTcactaaagagagagagagagagagagagagagagagagagagagagagagagagcatccCTTCTTAATTATTCTCACAAacagttattttattgattaactTTCCAATATGTTTAAGgtatgtactgtgtgtgtgtgtgtgtgtgtgtgcgtgcgtgcgtgcgtgcgtgcatgcgtgtgtgcgtgtgtgtgtgtgtgtgtgtgtgtgtgtgttgtgaatcTGCAGTGAGGATTTCTGCACATTTGTAGTTAATATCAGGCCCTAGGGGTGGAATGACTTATAATGaataaaatttaagttttgtcagatttgtcactgcattttatttcatatttctgttttgatACActactgtgtatgtgtgccttcccaaaagacattaaatttgGCAGAGCTTAAAGGAGAACTCCTCCAATTATACAGAAAAGGATCAGTTTACTTGCCTGGGTTTTTACTACTTAgcctaaaaaaaacagtataaagTCTTCTGTGGCTCTGGAGGAGCTTTGTCAACTTTAAAGCCGTCATACTGATTTCTTCAGGGCTACCTCAGCTTTGAGAAAGCCTCTATTACAAACTTGAGGTACAGAGTTGGAAAGATCCAGACGTTTATCAGGCAGgggatgttttaaaaaagatggGAATGTTTGCATCATGAGAATTGTAGTTTTCAGCTAAAAAGAGCTAAAAAGATTCCTCGGCCATAGCTGCTTTGGTTCAGACTGTTCTCAGTTACTGTTCGTggttatgcatttaaaaaaacgaaTGCAGTATAATTTGTAGATAACCCATATAGTTCTTATGACAAATGGCATACTGTCATTAATTGTAAGAAGGCAATCTCAAGTGATCATTGAAAAAGTCAGTTCAGGGAAATGGGAGATGTGGTGGAAGGGCCGAACAAACCTCCGACTTTGACCCAAGAGGCCGGTGTTTCTGTGCTGTTTGACACTAAAACTCAGTTACATTATTTTAAGTTAACCTGTAAATAGATATGTCACCTTCTAAGTCACCTTCTATGTCACTTATGTCACCTAATTTTCTTCCTAACttcaaccaagtagttttggtgcctaaatcTAACAAAGTCATCCTGTTTCAAATGTAAACTacatattaaaaacagaaatcatGCAACCATTTACAATGTTTAATAGAATGGTCCTATTTTGTAAAATATCACTAAAAAACATTGTGCATAAGTTTTCCCACTAATTAGGATATGTTGTTTAATTTCTTGTGAGTCCCCCAACTTTAGAACTATGGAAATGCAATTAAATTGCTTGACAAAGTTAAAGCTCATCAAGTTAAATCCTTTAGCCGCTcaagagttggtggagaccaaagtCGGAACACAAAGAGAGTAAATAATGGTCCTACAGACTAATCCtgtctcatagaaatgtatctCCCATACAAAATTGCATGTTTAAAACTACAAGCCTAAAccacaagtaaaaatatttccCTCAATATGTGAATGATGATGCAGTTTTGCTGTATGGGAATGTCATTTTTAGGTGACAGAGTTGtagagacataaaaagacaaatgatgCTGACA
Coding sequences within:
- the LOC131968958 gene encoding uncharacterized protein LOC131968958 isoform X1; translation: MPPKRDAGATPTQVPVKMIKIGNDAQEFGCDPAEDKYRLAEESSYSPFPNNEQHENIEFDEENIASPGIRTDTISLLMKIEQLQAQLKYERRCRILAERELRELKEMNTLMMQMRHTAHELRVTLDHVLQGGEASATPQNSQDESISFLAEPEAEMSEVHNIPEDDHSFLYLAENLRVPRNLYERIAEIADYKKYTSALLMILFDRETLATHSLQGRRNTFTGEDCHKPQLPPDILRSIIDHVAVKFGVDSSQIKTAIRTKLNNEDKLLKKRLGMVKAENKAIIDASFCQDASLLPENGGMRSDSQL
- the LOC131968958 gene encoding uncharacterized protein LOC131968958 isoform X2, translating into MPPKRDAGATPTQVPVKMIKIGNDAQEFGCDPAEDKYRLAEESSYSPFPNNEHENIEFDEENIASPGIRTDTISLLMKIEQLQAQLKYERRCRILAERELRELKEMNTLMMQMRHTAHELRVTLDHVLQGGEASATPQNSQDESISFLAEPEAEMSEVHNIPEDDHSFLYLAENLRVPRNLYERIAEIADYKKYTSALLMILFDRETLATHSLQGRRNTFTGEDCHKPQLPPDILRSIIDHVAVKFGVDSSQIKTAIRTKLNNEDKLLKKRLGMVKAENKAIIDASFCQDASLLPENGGMRSDSQL